In Microbacterium esteraromaticum, the following proteins share a genomic window:
- a CDS encoding FAD-dependent oxidoreductase has translation MKIVVIGAGSVGAHIAYRLQERGASVELLEAGVRAHGTSRSSFAWLSSFPQRAWSEDAGRAALRPTVHPRFKELVEEVGGDWVHWCGTLAWGTPEEQTSFRELAATCIRRGVELEVWDAASARERMGGLRVADGTEFVFEPDSGWVDAPALIDRLIDRLEALGGTVREQTAVAGLLRAGDRITGVITASGERIEADLVINAAGSWGSHIAALADVALPLDVVPGRMIYTDPVDPALAPPAVLNAPMWLSRPHPGGGMAIHWRGESMTSRHGANGWSAERIVADVAKTIPALQGVGVSATRVGLRPIPPGGPVVGGLSWVQGLYHVLSHGGIGWGPIWADVVAREVLDGEDVVELRGMRPERFYLQSPELGRFADDAEQSGLVR, from the coding sequence GTGAAGATCGTCGTCATCGGAGCCGGCTCCGTCGGTGCTCATATCGCGTACCGACTCCAGGAGCGTGGCGCGTCGGTCGAGCTGCTCGAAGCCGGCGTACGGGCGCACGGGACGAGCCGCTCTTCGTTCGCCTGGCTCTCCTCCTTTCCACAGCGGGCATGGTCGGAGGATGCCGGGCGAGCCGCCCTCCGCCCGACCGTCCACCCTCGATTCAAGGAGCTCGTCGAAGAGGTCGGCGGCGACTGGGTCCACTGGTGCGGGACGCTCGCGTGGGGAACTCCCGAGGAGCAGACCTCCTTTCGCGAGCTCGCCGCGACATGCATCCGCCGCGGCGTCGAGCTCGAGGTGTGGGATGCCGCCAGCGCGCGCGAGCGGATGGGCGGTCTACGCGTTGCCGACGGCACCGAGTTCGTCTTCGAACCCGATAGCGGCTGGGTGGATGCCCCAGCGCTGATAGACCGGCTCATCGACCGACTCGAGGCTCTGGGCGGAACAGTCCGCGAACAGACTGCGGTCGCCGGCCTCCTGCGTGCGGGCGACCGGATCACCGGCGTCATCACGGCATCCGGCGAGCGCATCGAAGCCGACCTCGTGATAAACGCCGCGGGCAGCTGGGGAAGCCACATCGCGGCTCTCGCTGACGTTGCCCTTCCGCTGGACGTCGTTCCAGGGCGGATGATCTACACGGACCCTGTCGATCCCGCACTGGCGCCGCCTGCGGTGCTCAATGCGCCCATGTGGCTCTCCCGTCCGCATCCTGGCGGTGGGATGGCGATCCACTGGCGCGGGGAGTCGATGACGAGCCGACACGGAGCGAACGGCTGGTCGGCCGAGCGCATCGTCGCCGACGTGGCGAAGACCATCCCCGCGCTTCAGGGCGTGGGCGTCTCGGCTACGCGGGTCGGACTCCGCCCCATCCCACCGGGCGGACCTGTCGTCGGAGGGCTCTCCTGGGTGCAGGGCCTGTACCACGTGCTCTCGCACGGAGGCATCGGCTGGGGGCCGATCTGGGCAGACGTCGTGGCTCGCGAGGTTCTCGACGGGGAGGACGTCGTGGAGCTCAGGGGCATGCGACCCGAGCGCTTCTACCTGCAGAGCCCCGAGCTCGGGAGATTCGCGGACGACGCCGAGCAGAGCGGCCTCGTCCGCTGA
- a CDS encoding isochorismatase family protein: MTEPLFDPRRTAFISIDMQNGVASHDSFPNSADEVISRVSTIVDAARAGGGLVVYVRTSFLPDESDALHPKMDVARPARPTRPQGWDQIVPQLQPLATEPVIVKRSFDAFYGSELDLELRRHGIDTIVIAGISTHFGVEGTARSAYNMGYDVIAVEDAMGAANLAGHEGSLKNVLPYIGRVRSVAEVVASFIAEQRS, translated from the coding sequence ATGACCGAGCCGCTCTTCGACCCCCGCCGCACCGCATTCATCTCGATCGACATGCAGAACGGCGTCGCCAGTCACGACTCCTTTCCGAACTCCGCCGACGAGGTGATCTCCCGCGTCTCGACCATCGTCGACGCTGCACGCGCCGGAGGTGGCCTGGTCGTCTACGTCCGCACCAGCTTCCTGCCCGACGAGTCCGATGCCCTGCACCCGAAGATGGATGTCGCCCGTCCCGCTCGGCCGACGCGCCCCCAGGGATGGGATCAGATCGTCCCCCAGCTGCAGCCGCTCGCAACGGAGCCGGTCATCGTCAAGCGCAGCTTCGACGCGTTCTACGGATCCGAGCTGGACCTGGAGCTGCGCCGCCACGGGATCGACACGATTGTCATCGCCGGCATCTCGACGCACTTCGGCGTCGAGGGAACGGCGCGCAGCGCATACAACATGGGCTACGACGTCATCGCGGTCGAGGATGCCATGGGCGCCGCCAACCTGGCAGGTCACGAGGGATCGCTGAAGAACGTGCTGCCTTACATCGGCCGTGTGCGCAGCGTCGCCGAGGTCGTCGCGTCATTCATCGCCGAGCAGCGGTCCTGA
- a CDS encoding ABC transporter permease subunit, whose product MTGTEAPQSTHAIRQPQKRTSLLRSATWPARVSMAILAVICLLAVVGPWVTPHDPAQIDVTRALLPPFTTDPAVHILGTDNLGRDILSRLIVGSRISILVGVLGVAVAGALGVTIGIVAGYFGGWVDAVLMRIVDAFLSIPTILLILAVLAILNPGVTTLIIVLGLTTWVIYARQVRNEVLEIRERLFVKAARTFGSGNLFIMTRHILVNVVPTFVVLSTLSVAALIVTESSLSFLGLGIQPPDVSWGLMLTGGRDYLATAWWVSTFPGLAITLTVLCILFIGDWLRSQLDPRLKTTV is encoded by the coding sequence GTGACCGGCACCGAGGCACCGCAGTCGACCCATGCGATCCGTCAGCCGCAGAAGCGCACATCCCTGCTGCGCTCCGCCACCTGGCCCGCCCGCGTCTCCATGGCGATCCTCGCCGTGATCTGCCTCCTGGCGGTGGTCGGCCCCTGGGTCACGCCGCACGATCCGGCGCAGATCGACGTCACCCGGGCCCTGCTGCCACCGTTCACGACCGACCCGGCGGTCCACATCCTCGGCACAGACAATCTCGGACGCGACATCCTCTCGAGGCTGATCGTCGGATCCCGGATCTCGATCCTCGTCGGCGTCCTGGGGGTCGCCGTGGCCGGGGCTCTCGGGGTCACCATCGGCATCGTGGCCGGCTACTTCGGCGGATGGGTCGATGCGGTGCTCATGCGCATCGTCGACGCGTTTCTCTCCATCCCCACGATCCTTCTGATCCTCGCCGTGCTCGCGATCCTCAATCCCGGCGTGACGACCCTCATCATCGTGCTGGGCCTGACGACCTGGGTCATCTACGCACGCCAGGTGCGCAATGAGGTGCTCGAGATCAGGGAGCGTCTCTTCGTCAAGGCGGCTCGCACTTTCGGCTCGGGAAATCTGTTCATCATGACCAGACACATCCTGGTCAACGTCGTCCCGACGTTCGTCGTCCTGTCGACCCTCAGCGTCGCGGCTCTGATCGTGACCGAGTCATCGCTGAGCTTCCTCGGTCTGGGCATCCAGCCTCCTGACGTCTCGTGGGGACTGATGCTGACCGGCGGACGCGACTACCTCGCCACGGCATGGTGGGTGAGCACGTTCCCGGGCCTGGCCATCACGCTCACGGTGCTCTGCATCCTGTTCATCGGCGATTGGCTGCGCTCGCAGCTTGACCCCCGGCTCAAGACCACGGTGTGA
- a CDS encoding ABC transporter ATP-binding protein has protein sequence MPQTPLLRVEDLVVTPKNDPSLALVNNVSFDIHPGERVAIVGESGSGKSLTCFSIMGLLDSALQVTSGDIRWEGRSTLSMSPAEHRKLLRTQLSMVYQEPLTALNPLMPLGRQIREGVPGIRDDDVIRILDEVGMRDPRRVARAMPHELSGGMRQRAMIAMAMIRQPRLLIADEPTTALDVTIEYQVLRLMYEMTERMRTALLFVTHDLGVVARLADRVIVMYLGEVVEEGETAEVLSSPAHPYTKRLLAASSLATARTLVLEEEN, from the coding sequence ATGCCGCAGACCCCCCTTCTCCGCGTCGAGGACCTCGTCGTGACGCCGAAGAACGACCCCTCGCTCGCGCTCGTCAACAACGTGTCATTCGACATCCATCCCGGCGAACGTGTGGCGATCGTGGGCGAGTCGGGATCAGGCAAGAGCCTGACGTGCTTCTCGATCATGGGGCTGCTCGACTCAGCTCTGCAGGTCACCTCCGGTGACATCCGCTGGGAGGGGCGCAGCACGCTCTCGATGTCACCGGCCGAACACCGCAAGCTGCTGCGCACACAGCTGTCGATGGTGTACCAGGAGCCGCTGACCGCGCTCAATCCGCTGATGCCGCTTGGCCGGCAGATCCGCGAGGGCGTACCCGGCATCCGGGATGACGACGTCATCCGCATCCTTGACGAGGTGGGGATGCGAGACCCGCGCCGTGTCGCCAGAGCCATGCCGCACGAACTCTCCGGCGGCATGCGCCAGCGGGCGATGATCGCCATGGCGATGATCCGTCAGCCTCGTCTGCTGATCGCAGACGAGCCGACCACTGCCCTCGACGTGACCATCGAGTATCAGGTGCTGCGGCTCATGTACGAGATGACGGAGCGCATGAGGACCGCGTTGCTCTTCGTCACGCACGATCTCGGCGTCGTCGCCCGTCTCGCTGACCGCGTCATCGTCATGTACCTCGGCGAAGTGGTCGAGGAAGGCGAGACCGCCGAGGTACTCAGCTCTCCGGCACATCCCTACACGAAGCGGCTGCTGGCGGCGTCATCGCTCGCGACCGCACGCACGCTCGTCCTGGAGGAGGAGAACTGA
- a CDS encoding ABC transporter substrate-binding protein, whose product MMQSSKKRRIAAVSSLAVAALALTSCALGSDLEEASNGGDDSEVKRLVLAQSSDFKSLDPQNLVETPGERIMRNVYSRLFTIDDDMQPQPDLVTEYEQPDDLTWIFHLREDVTFQNGDALTAEDVAFSLNRPSDDDGLLEYLYWNGIDDVTAVDEHTVQIKTKEPMPTLIRLLAKSGGDIMPSKLIDEVGLEEFFKAPIGSGPYQIRKWTPDDRIVLDAYDDYFGGEPKWDEVEFRVIPEASTRIGELLTGGVDIITDIPPVDWDRLESEDSADVVFGDTTRTMLMLLRNKEGWITADKRVREAIDLAIDNEEITEGLYKGAAKPIRSRVPVGIFGANPDLQDTFVYDLDRAKELVSEVEAETGEPIVLNITAPNNRYPLDADATQMIAQMLEEAGFTVKLEVLEGAAMSDAFGNNTFGEGMIIGLADALLDAKYSVGHYLAGDPANVGRADYDNPKVNELLREANTSLDQDQREKNYQEALQIIADDRAHVFLYQLPAAYGVSKRVTFEPRLDDRTYFDDITLN is encoded by the coding sequence ATGATGCAGTCATCCAAGAAGAGGCGGATCGCAGCAGTGTCCTCACTGGCTGTCGCCGCTCTCGCGCTCACCTCGTGCGCGCTGGGAAGCGACCTCGAAGAAGCAAGCAACGGGGGCGACGACAGCGAAGTCAAGCGCCTCGTCCTGGCGCAGAGTTCGGACTTCAAGTCGCTCGACCCTCAGAACCTGGTCGAGACTCCCGGCGAGCGGATCATGCGCAACGTGTACAGCCGCCTGTTCACCATCGACGACGACATGCAGCCGCAGCCCGACCTCGTGACCGAGTACGAGCAGCCCGATGACCTCACCTGGATCTTCCACCTCCGCGAGGACGTGACGTTCCAGAACGGCGACGCCCTCACCGCGGAGGACGTGGCCTTCTCGCTGAACCGTCCCTCCGACGATGACGGCCTGCTCGAGTACCTCTACTGGAACGGCATCGACGACGTCACCGCCGTCGACGAACACACCGTGCAGATCAAGACGAAGGAGCCGATGCCCACTCTGATCCGCCTTCTGGCGAAGAGCGGTGGAGACATCATGCCCTCGAAGCTGATCGACGAAGTCGGGCTCGAGGAGTTCTTCAAGGCCCCGATCGGGTCGGGCCCATACCAGATCCGCAAGTGGACCCCAGATGACCGGATCGTTCTCGACGCCTACGATGACTACTTCGGCGGCGAACCCAAATGGGACGAGGTGGAGTTCCGCGTGATCCCCGAGGCGTCGACCCGCATCGGCGAACTGCTCACCGGTGGCGTGGACATCATCACCGACATCCCTCCGGTCGACTGGGACCGCCTCGAGTCCGAGGACAGCGCGGACGTCGTCTTCGGAGACACCACCCGGACCATGCTCATGCTCCTGCGCAACAAGGAGGGGTGGATCACCGCCGACAAGCGCGTTCGCGAGGCCATCGACCTCGCCATCGACAACGAGGAGATCACCGAGGGCCTCTATAAGGGTGCGGCGAAGCCGATCCGCTCGAGGGTGCCTGTCGGCATCTTCGGCGCGAACCCTGATCTCCAGGACACGTTCGTCTACGACCTCGACCGCGCGAAGGAGCTCGTCTCCGAGGTGGAGGCCGAGACCGGCGAGCCGATCGTGCTGAATATCACCGCCCCCAACAACCGCTACCCGCTCGACGCGGATGCCACGCAGATGATCGCGCAGATGCTCGAGGAGGCCGGCTTCACGGTCAAGCTCGAAGTGCTCGAGGGTGCCGCCATGAGCGACGCGTTCGGGAACAACACCTTCGGCGAGGGCATGATCATCGGCCTGGCCGATGCCCTGCTGGATGCCAAGTACTCCGTCGGCCACTACCTCGCCGGTGATCCGGCGAACGTCGGTCGCGCGGACTACGACAATCCGAAGGTCAACGAGCTGCTGCGCGAAGCGAACACGAGCCTGGACCAGGACCAGCGCGAGAAGAACTACCAGGAGGCGCTGCAGATCATCGCTGACGACCGGGCGCACGTGTTCCTGTACCAGCTCCCGGCTGCATACGGCGTGTCGAAGCGCGTGACCTTCGAGCCGCGCCTCGACGACCGTACCTACTTCGACGACATCACCCTGAACTGA
- a CDS encoding ATP-binding cassette domain-containing protein, with translation MPENSIDASDAILTMRGIRKVFHVRKGLKRLDIQALDGVDLTLRRSKVLGVIGESGSGKSTLANIVMGLEAPDAGQMIFDGADIDMHSRRVRASIARDIQVVFQDPYSSLNPRMTVFQLLREPLRHVPFDSRASLVNHCAELLDLVGLDANALDRHPHQFSGGQRQRIAIARAIALEPKVLVCDEAVSALDVSIQAQVLELLADLRERLGLSIIFIAHGLSAVERICDDVMVMNGGRVVEEGPSSQVLQAPIDPYTQRLVAVSRDIVPFKLMSDDTIV, from the coding sequence ATGCCTGAGAACAGCATCGACGCGTCCGACGCAATCCTCACCATGCGCGGGATCCGCAAGGTCTTCCATGTTCGCAAGGGACTCAAGAGGCTCGACATCCAGGCGCTCGACGGCGTCGATCTGACCCTTCGCCGCTCGAAGGTGCTCGGCGTCATCGGAGAATCCGGTTCCGGCAAGTCGACTCTCGCGAACATCGTCATGGGTCTCGAGGCTCCCGACGCCGGACAGATGATCTTCGACGGAGCAGATATCGACATGCACTCCCGCCGGGTGCGCGCCTCAATCGCCCGAGACATCCAGGTCGTGTTCCAGGACCCGTACTCTTCGTTGAATCCCAGGATGACTGTGTTCCAGCTCCTGCGGGAACCGCTGCGTCATGTCCCTTTCGATTCCCGCGCCTCGCTCGTGAATCACTGCGCCGAGCTGCTCGATCTGGTCGGGCTCGATGCGAACGCACTCGACCGGCACCCACACCAGTTCTCAGGCGGCCAGCGTCAGCGCATCGCGATCGCACGGGCCATCGCTCTCGAGCCCAAGGTGCTCGTCTGCGACGAGGCGGTCTCGGCCCTCGACGTCTCGATCCAGGCTCAGGTTCTCGAGCTCCTCGCCGATCTGCGCGAACGCCTCGGACTCTCGATCATCTTCATCGCCCACGGGCTGAGTGCGGTCGAGCGCATCTGCGACGACGTGATGGTGATGAACGGCGGCCGGGTGGTCGAAGAAGGGCCGAGCTCGCAGGTGCTGCAGGCGCCGATCGACCCGTACACCCAGCGGCTCGTGGCCGTCAGCCGCGACATCGTCCCCTTCAAGCTCATGTCCGACGACACCATCGTCTGA